Proteins from a genomic interval of Arachis hypogaea cultivar Tifrunner chromosome 10, arahy.Tifrunner.gnm2.J5K5, whole genome shotgun sequence:
- the LOC112716829 gene encoding B3 domain-containing protein At4g01580: MASSISSDIRFFKIGLKKSLEDGNLKLTKKFSKEYGDSVPNPVYLKPPDGTAWKIDWSLYDGLIQFENGWKEFASYYSLDNGHLLQFAYNETSNIEVQIFDIIDGYEINYPSLDHIGDDNSIEILNELPPRGWPRKKLKAAAEVSSPSTSKILRSSVKTGDVEKGPDKQNWMQCCNNEEASQSEETGLKN, encoded by the exons ATGGCTTCCTCTATTTCCTCTGATATCCGTTTCTTCAAGATTGGTCTCAAAAAAAGCCTTGAAGATGGAAACCTT AAGTTAACAAAAAAGTTCAGTAAGGAATATGGTGATAGTGTTCCAAATCCAGTGTATCTGAAGCCTCCAGATGGCACTGCATGGAAGATAGATTGGTCTTTGTATGATGGTTTGATTCAATTTGAAAATGGTTGGAAAGAATTTGCTTCATATTACTCTTTGGATAATGGCCATCTGCTGCAATTTGCGTACAATGAAACTTCTAACATTGAAGTACAAATTTTTGACATCATTGATGGCTATGAAATCAACTATCCTTCCTTGGATCACATCGGCGATGACAATTCGATTGAGATCTTGAATGAACTGCCGCCACGAGGCTGGCCGAGGAAAAAACTGAAAGCAGCAGCAGAAGTATCTTCTCCTTCTACAAGTAAAATATTGAGGAGTTCTGTCAAAACTGGAGATGTAGAAAAGGGCCCTGATAAACAAAACTGGATGCAGTGTTGCAACAATGAAGAAGCTAGTCAATCTGAAGAGACAGGTCTTAAGAATTAA
- the LOC112716828 gene encoding cationic amino acid transporter 2, vacuolar isoform X2: MFFTRRKKVDSANESSSKGQLAKELTVPQLMAIGVGATIGAGVYVLVGTVAREHSGPSLAISFLVAGFAAALSAFCYAELASRCPSAGSAYHYSYLCVGEGVAWLIGWALILEYTISGSAVARGITPNLAALVGGAENLPVFLSRHHIPGLDIVVDPCAAIVTFIITALLCFGIKESAMVQSVVTSVNVCALMFVILAGGYLGFKSGWAGYKLPTGYFPFGVDGMLAGSATVFFAYIGFDAVASTAEEVKNPQRDLPLGIGGSLFLCCGLYMMVSVVIVGLVPYYAIDPDTPISSAFADHGMQWAAYIINVGAFTALCASLMGGILPQPRILMAMARDGLLPPLFSDINKHTQVPVKSTIATGLVAAVLAFAMEVSELAGMVSVGTLLAFTVVAVSVLILRYIPPEDSPLPGSLQEPIISVDSSGEHIRLVVKEDVSADFISKYLSAGNYLHDGNRRKVVGWVIASTCIGIFVLTYAASDLVLPSSIRFTLCGVGVTLLLFGLVFLTCIDQDDARHNFGKSTGFTCPLVPLLPITCILINSYLLINLESGTWVRVSIWLAIGLLVYVFYGRTHSMLKDAVYVPAAQVDDAYHASTSCLA, from the exons ATGTTCTTCACTAGAAGGAAGAAGGTTGATTCTGCCAATGAAAGCAGCTCTAAGGGTCAACTTGCCAAGGAGTTGACTGTGCCTCAACTCATGGCAATTG GTGTTGGTGCAACAATTGGTGCTGGTGTGTATGTTCTTGTTGGAACCGTTGCTCGCGAGCATTCCGGTCCGTCGTTGGCGATTTCTTTCCTGGTAGCTGGATTTGCAGCTGCTCTTTCAGCTTTTTGCTATGCAGAGCTTGCGAGTCGCTGCCCTTCTGCTGGAAGTGCCTATCATTATTCATACTTATGTGTTGGGGAAGG AGTTGCTTGGTTGATTGGTTGGGCCTTGATACTTGAATATACAATTAGTGGATCTGCTGTTGCTCGTGGCATAACTCCCAATTTG GCTGCACTTGTTGGAGGTGCAGAAAATTTGCCCGTCTTTTTATCACGTCATCATATTCCTGGGCTTGATATTGTTGTGGATCCATGCGCAGCAATCGTGACATTTATTATCACTGCACTCCTCTGTTTTGGGATTAAAGAG AGTGCAATGGTACAAAGTGTAGTCACATCAGTGAATGTATGTGCTTTGATGTTTGTAATTTTAGCGGGCGGTTACCTTGGATTCAAATCTGGATGGGCTGGATATAAACTTCCTACAGG GTACTTTCCATTCGGGGTAGATGGGATGCTTGCTGGTTCTGCAACTGTCTTTTTTGCTTATATAGGTTTTGATGCAGTAGCCAGCACTGCTGAAGAG GTTAAAAATCCTCAACGCGATTTGCCACTGGGTATTGGTGGTTCACTGTTTCTATGTTGTGGATTGTATATGATGGTTTCCGTTGTTATTGTCGGTTTAGTACCTTATTATGCTATTGATCCTGACACCCCCATATCATCTGCGTTTGCTGACCATGGGATGCAATGGGCAGC TTATATTATAAATGTTGGGGCATTTACAGCTCTATGTGCATCATTGATGGGTGGGATACTGCCCCAG CCGAGAATTTTGATGGCTATGGCAAGGGATGGTCTGCTGCCACCACTCTTTTCTGATATAAATAAGCACACCCAGGTTCCTGTCAAGAGCACAATAGCTACTGGCCTTGTCGCTGCAGTTCTTGCGTTTGCTATGGAAGTCTCTGAACTAGCTGGCATG GTTAGTGTGGGTACCCTTCTCGCATTCACTGTTGTGGCAGTATCTGTGTTAATACTAAGATATATCCCTCCGGAAGATTCACCGCTGCCCGGTTCCCTCCAGGAACCAATTATCTCAGTTGATTCTTCTGGGGAACATATACGTTTAGTTGTGAAAGAAGATGTATCAGCTGACTTCATTTCTAAATATCTTTCTGCTGGCAACT ATTTACACGATGGTAACAGACGAAAAGTTGTAGGGTGGGTAATAGCATCGACATGCATAGGGATATTCGTCCTGACATATGCAGCTTCAGACTTGGTTCTTCCCAG TTCTATTCGATTTACACTGTGTGGAGTTGGTGTCACTCTTCTTCTGTTTGGTCTTGTCTTCCTAACTTGCATCGATCAAGATGATGCAAGGCACAACTTCGGGAAATCGACTG GTTTCACTTGCCCACTTGTGCCACTGCTGCCCATAACTTGCATTCTGATCAATTCCTATTTACTTATTAATCTTGA GTCTGGTACATGGGTGCGTGTTTCTATATGGCTGGCAATAGGGCTACTTGTTTATGTATTTTATGGCCGAACCCACAGCATGCTGAAGGATGCAGTTTATGTGCCGGCGGCGCAAGTGGACGACGCCTATCATGCATCGACAAGTTGTCTTGCTTAA
- the LOC112716828 gene encoding cationic amino acid transporter 2, vacuolar isoform X1 yields the protein MGILVDSQDGGENGTQGSWMFFTRRKKVDSANESSSKGQLAKELTVPQLMAIGVGATIGAGVYVLVGTVAREHSGPSLAISFLVAGFAAALSAFCYAELASRCPSAGSAYHYSYLCVGEGVAWLIGWALILEYTISGSAVARGITPNLAALVGGAENLPVFLSRHHIPGLDIVVDPCAAIVTFIITALLCFGIKESAMVQSVVTSVNVCALMFVILAGGYLGFKSGWAGYKLPTGYFPFGVDGMLAGSATVFFAYIGFDAVASTAEEVKNPQRDLPLGIGGSLFLCCGLYMMVSVVIVGLVPYYAIDPDTPISSAFADHGMQWAAYIINVGAFTALCASLMGGILPQPRILMAMARDGLLPPLFSDINKHTQVPVKSTIATGLVAAVLAFAMEVSELAGMVSVGTLLAFTVVAVSVLILRYIPPEDSPLPGSLQEPIISVDSSGEHIRLVVKEDVSADFISKYLSAGNYLHDGNRRKVVGWVIASTCIGIFVLTYAASDLVLPSSIRFTLCGVGVTLLLFGLVFLTCIDQDDARHNFGKSTGFTCPLVPLLPITCILINSYLLINLESGTWVRVSIWLAIGLLVYVFYGRTHSMLKDAVYVPAAQVDDAYHASTSCLA from the exons ATGGGAATTTTGGTTGATTCACAAGATGGTGGTGAAAATGGAACTCAGGGTTCATGGATGTTCTTCACTAGAAGGAAGAAGGTTGATTCTGCCAATGAAAGCAGCTCTAAGGGTCAACTTGCCAAGGAGTTGACTGTGCCTCAACTCATGGCAATTG GTGTTGGTGCAACAATTGGTGCTGGTGTGTATGTTCTTGTTGGAACCGTTGCTCGCGAGCATTCCGGTCCGTCGTTGGCGATTTCTTTCCTGGTAGCTGGATTTGCAGCTGCTCTTTCAGCTTTTTGCTATGCAGAGCTTGCGAGTCGCTGCCCTTCTGCTGGAAGTGCCTATCATTATTCATACTTATGTGTTGGGGAAGG AGTTGCTTGGTTGATTGGTTGGGCCTTGATACTTGAATATACAATTAGTGGATCTGCTGTTGCTCGTGGCATAACTCCCAATTTG GCTGCACTTGTTGGAGGTGCAGAAAATTTGCCCGTCTTTTTATCACGTCATCATATTCCTGGGCTTGATATTGTTGTGGATCCATGCGCAGCAATCGTGACATTTATTATCACTGCACTCCTCTGTTTTGGGATTAAAGAG AGTGCAATGGTACAAAGTGTAGTCACATCAGTGAATGTATGTGCTTTGATGTTTGTAATTTTAGCGGGCGGTTACCTTGGATTCAAATCTGGATGGGCTGGATATAAACTTCCTACAGG GTACTTTCCATTCGGGGTAGATGGGATGCTTGCTGGTTCTGCAACTGTCTTTTTTGCTTATATAGGTTTTGATGCAGTAGCCAGCACTGCTGAAGAG GTTAAAAATCCTCAACGCGATTTGCCACTGGGTATTGGTGGTTCACTGTTTCTATGTTGTGGATTGTATATGATGGTTTCCGTTGTTATTGTCGGTTTAGTACCTTATTATGCTATTGATCCTGACACCCCCATATCATCTGCGTTTGCTGACCATGGGATGCAATGGGCAGC TTATATTATAAATGTTGGGGCATTTACAGCTCTATGTGCATCATTGATGGGTGGGATACTGCCCCAG CCGAGAATTTTGATGGCTATGGCAAGGGATGGTCTGCTGCCACCACTCTTTTCTGATATAAATAAGCACACCCAGGTTCCTGTCAAGAGCACAATAGCTACTGGCCTTGTCGCTGCAGTTCTTGCGTTTGCTATGGAAGTCTCTGAACTAGCTGGCATG GTTAGTGTGGGTACCCTTCTCGCATTCACTGTTGTGGCAGTATCTGTGTTAATACTAAGATATATCCCTCCGGAAGATTCACCGCTGCCCGGTTCCCTCCAGGAACCAATTATCTCAGTTGATTCTTCTGGGGAACATATACGTTTAGTTGTGAAAGAAGATGTATCAGCTGACTTCATTTCTAAATATCTTTCTGCTGGCAACT ATTTACACGATGGTAACAGACGAAAAGTTGTAGGGTGGGTAATAGCATCGACATGCATAGGGATATTCGTCCTGACATATGCAGCTTCAGACTTGGTTCTTCCCAG TTCTATTCGATTTACACTGTGTGGAGTTGGTGTCACTCTTCTTCTGTTTGGTCTTGTCTTCCTAACTTGCATCGATCAAGATGATGCAAGGCACAACTTCGGGAAATCGACTG GTTTCACTTGCCCACTTGTGCCACTGCTGCCCATAACTTGCATTCTGATCAATTCCTATTTACTTATTAATCTTGA GTCTGGTACATGGGTGCGTGTTTCTATATGGCTGGCAATAGGGCTACTTGTTTATGTATTTTATGGCCGAACCCACAGCATGCTGAAGGATGCAGTTTATGTGCCGGCGGCGCAAGTGGACGACGCCTATCATGCATCGACAAGTTGTCTTGCTTAA
- the LOC112716830 gene encoding histone-lysine N-methyltransferase SUVR3 isoform X2, protein MLMAEETVPRKASCSNDPLLQCADLILPWLTPPELAAVSITSTSLHKASASITTRRSSDASRTFENLPVPFRNTVDHYPYAYFLYTPSLILPSAASRLLRQPWGAAAPLASAPSRIPAESVSLVDELGQSVLSGCDCEACGGVGSDCPCLGLGGLDDVGSECGPGCGCGPECGNRLTQNGVAVRVKIVRDARKGWCLHSDQWIRKEEFLFEYAGELLTTKEARRRHQCYDEKSSHGRFSSALLVVREHLPSGNVCLRLNIDATRIGNVARFVNHSCDGGNLSTKLIRSSGALFPRLCFFASKDIQKDEELTFSYGEIRKKANGLPCFCSSPSCFGTLPSEDT, encoded by the exons ATGTTAATGGCAGAAGAGACAGTTCCCAGAAAAGCCAGCTGCTCCAACGACCCACTTCTCCAATGCGCCGACCTCATCCTTCCATGGCTAACCCCACCGGAACTCGCCGCTGTCTCCATAACCTCTACATCCCTCCACAAGGCCTCCGCCTCCATCACCACCCGCCGATCCTCCGACGCATCTAGAACCTTCGAGAACCTTCCAGTCCCTTTCCGCAACACCGTCGACCACTACCCCTACGCCTACTTCCTCTACACCCCTTCCCTCATCCTTCCCTCCGCCGCATCCCGCCTCCTCCGCCAACCCTGGGGAGCCGCTGCTCCTCTCGCCTCCGCGCCGAGTCGGATCCCCGCGGAATCGGTGAGTTTGGTCGACGAGTTAGGTCAGAGTGTGTTGTCTGGTTGCGACTGCGAGGCTTGTGGCGGTGTGGGTTCCGACTGCCCTTGTTTGGGCTTGGGTGGGCTGGATGACGTGGGCAGTGAGTGCGGGCCGGGATGTGGGTGCGGACCAGAGTGCGGAAACCGGTTGACTCAGAATGGGGTTGCTGTTCGGGTGAAGATTGTGAGGGATGCAAGGAAAGGGTGGTGTTTGCATTCTGACCAGTGGATTCGGAAAGAGGAGTTCTTGTTTGAGTATGCAG GCGAACTCTTGACAACCAAGGAAGCGCGGAGGAGACATCAATGTTATGATGAAAAATCATCACATGGTAGATTCTCTTCTGCGCTTTTGGTTGTAAGGGAACATCTTCCATCTGGAAACGTATGCTTGAGATTGAATATTGATGCCACAAGAATAGGAAATGTTGCCCGATTTGTTAATCATTCTTGTGATGGTGGTAACTTAAGCACAAAGCTAATTAGAAGTTCAGGAGCTTTGTTCCCCCGCCTCTGCTTCTTTGCTTCGAAAGATATCCAGAAAGATGAAGAGCTTACATTTAGCTATGGAGAAATCAGGAAAAAGGCCAATGGTCTGCCATGCTTTTGCAGCAGCCCTTCATGCTTTGGAACTTTGCCTTCGGAAGACACTTGA
- the LOC112716830 gene encoding histone-lysine N-methyltransferase SUVR3 isoform X1 — MLMAEETVPRKASCSNDPLLQCADLILPWLTPPELAAVSITSTSLHKASASITTRRSSDASRTFENLPVPFRNTVDHYPYAYFLYTPSLILPSAASRLLRQPWGAAAPLASAPSRIPAESVSLVDELGQSVLSGCDCEACGGVGSDCPCLGLGGLDDVGSECGPGCGCGPECGNRLTQNGVAVRVKIVRDARKGWCLHSDQWIRKEEFLFEYAVYPIHHTNVKLIHGFLLGKGELLTTKEARRRHQCYDEKSSHGRFSSALLVVREHLPSGNVCLRLNIDATRIGNVARFVNHSCDGGNLSTKLIRSSGALFPRLCFFASKDIQKDEELTFSYGEIRKKANGLPCFCSSPSCFGTLPSEDT; from the exons ATGTTAATGGCAGAAGAGACAGTTCCCAGAAAAGCCAGCTGCTCCAACGACCCACTTCTCCAATGCGCCGACCTCATCCTTCCATGGCTAACCCCACCGGAACTCGCCGCTGTCTCCATAACCTCTACATCCCTCCACAAGGCCTCCGCCTCCATCACCACCCGCCGATCCTCCGACGCATCTAGAACCTTCGAGAACCTTCCAGTCCCTTTCCGCAACACCGTCGACCACTACCCCTACGCCTACTTCCTCTACACCCCTTCCCTCATCCTTCCCTCCGCCGCATCCCGCCTCCTCCGCCAACCCTGGGGAGCCGCTGCTCCTCTCGCCTCCGCGCCGAGTCGGATCCCCGCGGAATCGGTGAGTTTGGTCGACGAGTTAGGTCAGAGTGTGTTGTCTGGTTGCGACTGCGAGGCTTGTGGCGGTGTGGGTTCCGACTGCCCTTGTTTGGGCTTGGGTGGGCTGGATGACGTGGGCAGTGAGTGCGGGCCGGGATGTGGGTGCGGACCAGAGTGCGGAAACCGGTTGACTCAGAATGGGGTTGCTGTTCGGGTGAAGATTGTGAGGGATGCAAGGAAAGGGTGGTGTTTGCATTCTGACCAGTGGATTCGGAAAGAGGAGTTCTTGTTTGAGTATGCAG TGTATCCAATACATCATACGAATGTAAAACTGATTCATGGTTTCCTGCTTGGAAAAGGCGAACTCTTGACAACCAAGGAAGCGCGGAGGAGACATCAATGTTATGATGAAAAATCATCACATGGTAGATTCTCTTCTGCGCTTTTGGTTGTAAGGGAACATCTTCCATCTGGAAACGTATGCTTGAGATTGAATATTGATGCCACAAGAATAGGAAATGTTGCCCGATTTGTTAATCATTCTTGTGATGGTGGTAACTTAAGCACAAAGCTAATTAGAAGTTCAGGAGCTTTGTTCCCCCGCCTCTGCTTCTTTGCTTCGAAAGATATCCAGAAAGATGAAGAGCTTACATTTAGCTATGGAGAAATCAGGAAAAAGGCCAATGGTCTGCCATGCTTTTGCAGCAGCCCTTCATGCTTTGGAACTTTGCCTTCGGAAGACACTTGA
- the LOC112716832 gene encoding uncharacterized protein — MAEPQGGGAEGSRRRSTSAARRGAAAPTQEGAPPPSPSSPCGACKFLRRKCVAGCIFAPHFSSDQGAAKFAAVHKVFGASNVSKLLLHVPAHRRNEAVATICYEAQARLSDPVYGCVSTILSLQQQVASLQAEVAMTQTQVMNGRIAYASVLDTTQQQQQQQQALQHHHPNMINTLGLYPAFSNSSSASTTNLMNITNFNPATGGFDLSMEAATAPSSSHSIHPLHHNSNFSRLSQYDDDDEQESKIPPVFNPDL; from the exons ATGGCTGAGCCACAAGGTGGTGGTGCTGAAGGAAGCAGGCGTAGAAGCACTAGTGCCGCAAGGCGTGGCGCGGCGGCGCCGACGCAAGAGGGAGCGCCGCCGCCATCTCCGAGTAGTCCATGCGGCGCTTGCAAGTTCTTGAGGAGGAAGTGTGTTGCAGGATGCATCTTTGCACCCCACTTTAGCTCGGACCAAGGTGCCGCTAAGTTTGCGGCGGTTCACAAGGTGTTTGGTGCTAGCAATGTGTCGAAGCTTTTGTTGCATGTTCCGGCACACCGCCGCAATGAAGCGGTGGCGACTATTTGTTACGAGGCTCAGGCAAGGCTATCTGATCCGGTTTATGGTTGTGTGTCCACCATTCTCTCTTTGCAACAACAG GTGGCATCTTTGCAAGCAGAGGTGGCTATGACTCAAACTCAAGTGATGAATGGAAGGATTGCATATGCAAGTGTTCTTGACACCACCCAGCAgcagcaacagcaacaacaagCACTACAGCATCACCACCCAAACATGATCAACACTCTGGGGCTGTATCCGGCATTCTCAAACAGCTCATCTGCCTCCACAACTAACCTTATGAACATCACCAACTTCAACCCTGCTACCGGTGGTTTCGACCTCTCAATGGAGGCGGCAACAGCACCCTCATCGTCTCACAGCATTCATCCACTTCATCATAATAGCAATTTCTCTCGCTTGTCtcaatatgatgatgatgatgaacaaGAAAGCAAGATTCCTCCGGTCTTTAACCCTGATCTTTAG